Proteins from a single region of Chlorocebus sabaeus isolate Y175 chromosome 25, mChlSab1.0.hap1, whole genome shotgun sequence:
- the FAM72A gene encoding protein FAM72A isoform X2, which translates to MSTNICSFKDSAVDFTGRCYFTKICKCKLKDIACLKCGNIVGYHVIVPCSSCLLSCNNGHFWMFHSQAVYDINRLDSTGVNVLLWGNLPEIEESTDEDVLNISAEECIR; encoded by the exons ATGTCTACCAACATTTGTAGTTTCAAGGACAG TGCAGTGGACTTCACTGGAAGATGCTATTTCACCAAAATCTGCAAATGTAAACTGAAGGACATCGCATGTTTAAAATG TGGAAATATTGTAGGTTATCACGTGATTGTTCCATGTAGTTCCTGTCTTCTTTCCTGCAACAACGGACACTTCTGGATGTTTCACAGCCAGGCAGTTTATGATATTAACAGACTAGACTCCACAG gTGTAAACGTCCTACTCTGGGGCAACTTGCCAGAGATAGAAGAGAGTACAGACGAAGATGTGTTAAATATCTCAGCAGAGGAGTGTATTAGATGA
- the FAM72A gene encoding protein FAM72A isoform X3, translating into MPTTTAPQWTAAARVRRNGRGGWVRAALRSESQDRVPGCTVMGGETCSLENAVDFTGRCYFTKICKCKLKDIACLKCGNIVGYHVIVPCSSCLLSCNNGHFWMFHSQAVYDINRLDSTGVNVLLWGNLPEIEESTDEDVLNISAEECIR; encoded by the exons ATGCCAACGACGACCGCCCCACAGTGGACCGCGGCTGCCCGTGTGCGGAGGAACGGGAGAGGCGGCTGGGTGCGGGCTGCGCTGCGGTCCGAGAGCCAGGACAGAGTCCCAGGCTGTACAGTGATGGGCGGAGAGACTTGCAGTCTTGAGAA TGCAGTGGACTTCACTGGAAGATGCTATTTCACCAAAATCTGCAAATGTAAACTGAAGGACATCGCATGTTTAAAATG TGGAAATATTGTAGGTTATCACGTGATTGTTCCATGTAGTTCCTGTCTTCTTTCCTGCAACAACGGACACTTCTGGATGTTTCACAGCCAGGCAGTTTATGATATTAACAGACTAGACTCCACAG gTGTAAACGTCCTACTCTGGGGCAACTTGCCAGAGATAGAAGAGAGTACAGACGAAGATGTGTTAAATATCTCAGCAGAGGAGTGTATTAGATGA
- the FAM72A gene encoding protein FAM72A isoform X1, giving the protein MSTNICSFKDRCVSILCCKFCKQVLSSRGMKAVLLADTEIDLFSTDIPPTNAVDFTGRCYFTKICKCKLKDIACLKCGNIVGYHVIVPCSSCLLSCNNGHFWMFHSQAVYDINRLDSTGVNVLLWGNLPEIEESTDEDVLNISAEECIR; this is encoded by the exons ATGTCTACCAACATTTGTAGTTTCAAGGACAGGTGCGTGTCCATCCTGTGTTGCAAATTCTGTAAACAAGTGCTCAGCTCTAGGGGAATGAAGGCTGTTTTGCTGGCTGATACTGAAATAGACCTTTTCTCTACAGACATCCCTCCTACCAA TGCAGTGGACTTCACTGGAAGATGCTATTTCACCAAAATCTGCAAATGTAAACTGAAGGACATCGCATGTTTAAAATG TGGAAATATTGTAGGTTATCACGTGATTGTTCCATGTAGTTCCTGTCTTCTTTCCTGCAACAACGGACACTTCTGGATGTTTCACAGCCAGGCAGTTTATGATATTAACAGACTAGACTCCACAG gTGTAAACGTCCTACTCTGGGGCAACTTGCCAGAGATAGAAGAGAGTACAGACGAAGATGTGTTAAATATCTCAGCAGAGGAGTGTATTAGATGA